Proteins encoded together in one Euwallacea similis isolate ESF13 chromosome 12, ESF131.1, whole genome shotgun sequence window:
- the LOC136412431 gene encoding malonyl CoA-acyl carrier protein transacylase-like has translation MIFAFPGQGSQFVGMGKSLYSEFSVARQVFNEVDSILDRKLSHLIFNGPIEELTITENAQPAIMAVSIAMLRVMEHVFGKSLFTDHNVKYVCGHSVGEYTALCAAGALTLESAIKLLKVRSEAMHEASLKCKGGMVALLGAEINEVEDILKSVQIDGICEIVNDNGGGQVVISGTREALEMLPDLFKNSSVRKLIKLQVSGPFHSSLMKPADEKVLEFLKGIKITRPIVPLISNVTAKEESDPKVIKILLAKQVVSRVKWREMVLYMSSRGVNKFVEIGPNKVLSNLVKRIDQSISTKNIDSIGDIDSFFNESLVLTAKNLKVGLS, from the coding sequence ATGATTTTTGCTTTCCCCGGTCAGGGCTCTCAGTTTGTAGGAATGGGAAAGAGCTTATATAGTGAGTTTTCTGTTGCAAGACAAGTATTTAATGAAGTAGATAGCATATTGGATAGAAAGCTGTCTCATTTAATCTTCAACGGTCCTATTGAAGAATTAACCATTACAGAAAACGCTCAGCCAGCTATAATGGCAGTATCAATTGCAATGCTACGTGTTATGGAGCATGTGTTTGGCAAATCTCTTTTCACTGATCACAATGTTAAATATGTTTGTGGGCATTCAGTTGGCGAATATACAGCGCTGTGTGCTGCAGGAGCGTTAACGCTTGAGTCTGCAATCAAGCTGCTGAAAGTTCGCAGCGAAGCAATGCATGAAGCTTCACTGAAATGTAAAGGCGGAATGGTTGCGTTGCTTGGAGCAGAGATAAATGAAGTGGAAGATATATTGAAATCAGTTCAAATTGACGGAATTTGTGAAATTGTAAACGATAACGGTGGCGGACAAGTGGTTATAAGTGGCACTAGAGAAGCTCTTGAAATGTTACCcgatttattcaaaaactcgAGTGTGaggaaactaattaaattacagGTTAGTGGGCCTTTTCATTCATCTCTTATGAAACCTGCTGATGAAAAAGTTTTGGAGTTTTTGAAGGGTATTAAAATAACCCGTCCTATAGTTCCTTTGATATCAAATGTTACAGCTAAAGAGGAGAGTGATCccaaagttataaaaattttactcgCCAAGCAAGTTGTAAGCAGAGTGAAATGGAGAGAAATGGTTTTGTATATGTCAAGCCGTGGCGTTAacaaatttgttgaaattggcCCTAATAAAGTTTTATCTAATTTGGTCAAAAGAATTGACCAATCTATcagtacaaaaaatatagataGTATTGGTGATATTGACAGCTTCTTTAATGAATCATTAGTACTAACagcgaaaaatttaaaagttggaTTAAGTTAA